One window of Mauremys mutica isolate MM-2020 ecotype Southern chromosome 20, ASM2049712v1, whole genome shotgun sequence genomic DNA carries:
- the LOC123353431 gene encoding adhesion G protein-coupled receptor E2-like isoform X1: MGTRGDMYPLGLCIALCLWGTVAQNHGVQGTTGDCNSHMLCPANAKCVNSTHCTCLDGYQPSGNRFFTDPTEPCDDINECLGPSPPHCGHNTSCTNVPGSYYCTCTDGYEPSSGKAKFTLANENSCQDIDECQGLSPADCGPHANCTNRPGTYYCTCIDAYEPSSGKAKFTHVSENSCRDIDECQRNATICEPHGNCINMPGRYMCTCSWGFGKSQMDRAKICTDIDECNKTPDICGPKATCINTIGSYRCECRAGYVPSNRNTTLCQELTCPLLLGDDNSAGAKNLLGSSQAQVGRLCKAELEELKQMNSQNAEGKLQGFLNILEKQINLVGQQSESVEWRHRIATELMALVEKLLRTLALTVHDRISIASPSGTELGLAVRQAGNQSQETVTLQQSKTQMDLKWAGAPGQKNEGFTLAGLLTYQGMSPILDGAGRVEAPEWDEIGRTGKWAQEPGRPSYRVLSPVVSAFISDPNPQALGLSVSIRFSHPVPEKKPDLRLLCAYWEPGSRRWATDGCTLQKLNATITRCQCNHLTSFAVLMAFYELEEATLSFNIITYVGLTLSLLCLFLAILTFLLCRSIRNVSTSLHLQLCLCLFPADLLFLTVVTRPGSQVACAVIAGLLHYLFLACFSWMFLEGLHLFLTIWNLKVVNYTSASRFKKRFMYPFGYGFPALVVAISAAVNPGGYGTSTHCWISLERGFRWSFLGPVCAIILINITFFALTLWILRNRLSSLNADVSTVRDHRLLTFKAIAQLFILGCTWSLGLLQVGPAGTVMAYLFTIVNSLQGAFIFLVHCLLNRQVREEYRRWIKGFPMFSTKSQPSDLSMSAVPTTSTKTVRGPLLCSSTSL, translated from the exons GGCTCTGCATCGCCCTGTGCCTGTGGGGCACCGTGGCCCAGAATCATGGTGTACAAG GTACCACTGGAGACTGCAACAGCCATATGCTGTGCCCAGCAAATGCCAAGTGTGTGAACAGCAcccactgcacctgcctggaTGGATACCAGCCAAGTGGGAATCGCTTCTTCACCGACCCAACAGAGCCCTGTGACG ATATTAACGAGTGTCTGGGGCCGAGCCCGCCACACTGCGGACACAACACAAGCTGCACCAACGTGCCTGGGAGTTACTACTGCACCTGCACCGATGGCtacgagcccagctctgggaaagccaagTTCACACTCGCGAatgagaacagctgccagg ATATTGACGAGTGTCAGGGCCTGAGCCCGGCAGACTGCGGACCCCACGCAAACTGCACCAATAGGCCTGGGACTTACTACTGCACCTGCATCGATGCCtacgagcccagctctgggaaagcgaAGTTCACGCACgtgagtgagaacagctgccggg ACATCGACGAGTGCCAGCGAAACGCCACAATCTGTGAGCCCCACGGGAACTGCATTAACATGCCAGGGCGTTACATGTGTACATGCAGTTGGGGATTTGGGAAGAGTCAAATGGATAGGGCTAAGATCTGCACAG ACATCGACGAGTGCAACAAGACCCCAGATATCTGCGGCCCCAAGGCCACGTGTATCAACACCATCGGGAGCTACCGGTGTGAGTGCCGGGCCGGCTACGTCCCCTCCAACAGGAACACGACCCTGTGCCAAG agctcacctgccccctgctgctgggTGATGACAACTCTGCCGGAGCCAAG AACCTCCTGGGCAGCTCCCAGGCACAGGTGGGACGTCTCTGCAAGGCGGAGCTGGAAGAGCTGAAGCAGATGAACTCTCAGAACGCCGAGGGAAAGCTGCAG GGCTTCTTGAACATTCTGGAGAAGCAGATAAATCTGGTCGGGCAGCAGAGCGAGAGCGTGGAGTGGAGACACCGGATTGCGACGGAGCTGATGGCCCTAGTGGAGAAGCTGCTGAGAACGCTGGCCCTGACCGTGCATGATAGGATCAGCATCGCATCCCCCAGCGGCACAG agctggggctggcggTCAGGCAGGCTGGGAACCAGAGCCAGGAGACTGTGACGCTGCAGCAGAGCAAGACGCAGATGGACTTAAAGtgggccggagccccagggcagaaaaaCGAAG GCTTCACGCTGGCCGGGCTGCTGACATACCAGGGGATGAGCCCCATCCTGGACGGTGCTGGGCGGGTGGAAGCGCCCGAGTGGGACGAGATCGGCCGGACGGGGAAGTGGGCGCAGGAGCCGGGGCGGCCCAGCTACCGTGTGCTGTCTCCAGTGGTGTCGGCCTTCATCAGTGACCCGAACCCCCAGGCACTCGGCCTCTCCGTCAGCATCCGCTTCAGCCACCCAGTGCCG GAGAAGAAGCCCGACCTGCGCCTCCTCTGCGCCTACTGGGAGCCTGGCAGCAGGCGCTGGGCCACCGACGGCTGCACCCTGCAGAAGCTGAATGCCACCATCACCCGCTGCCAGTGCAACCACCTGACCAGCTTCGCCGTGCTCATGGCCTTCTACGAGCTGGAG GAAGCGACTCTCAGTTTCAACATCATCACCTACGTGGGACTGaccctctccctgctgtgcctcTTCCTGGCCATCCTCACCTTCCTCCTGTGCCGCTCCATCCGCAACGTCAGcacctccctccacctgcagctctgcctctgcctcttcccgGCCGACCTGCTCTTCCTCACTGTGGTGACCCGCCCCGGTAGTCAG gtgGCGTGTGCTGTCATTGCTGGCCTCCTGCACTACCTCTTCCTTGCCTGCTTCAGCTGGATGTTCCTGGAGGGGCTGCACCTCTTCCTCACCATCTGGAACCTGAAGGTCGTGAATTACACCAGCGCCAGCCGGTTCAAGAAGAGATTCATGTACCCGTTCGGCtatggattcccagccctggTGGTGGCTATTTCTGCAGCGGTGAATCCTGGTGGCTACGGAACTTCCACACA CTGCTGGATCAGCCTGGAGAGGGGCTTTCGTTGGAGCTTCCTGGGTCCAGTCTGTGCCATAATCCTG ATAAATATAACGTTCTTTGCCCTGACCCTGTGGATCCTGAGAAACAGACTCTCCTCCCTCAATGCAGATGTGTCCACTGTCAGAGACCACAG GTTACTGACCTTTAAAGCCATCGCCCAACTCTTCATTCTGGGCTGCACATGGAGCCTTGGTCTCCTCCAAGTCGGCCCAGCAGGCACAGTCATGGCGTATTTATTCACCATCGTCAACAGCCTGCAGGGAGCCTTCATCTTCCTGGTGCACTGTCTCCTCAATCGCCAG GTGAGAGAGGAGTACAGGAGATGGATCAAGGGATTCCCAATGTTCAGCACGAAATCTCAGCCATCCGATCTGTCCATGTCTGCTGTCCCCACCACCAGCACCAAGACGGTAAGAGgtcctctgctctgctccagtaCCAGCCTGTGA
- the LOC123353431 gene encoding adhesion G protein-coupled receptor E2-like isoform X2, producing MGTRGDMYPLGLCIALCLWGTVAQNHGVQGTTGDCNSHMLCPANAKCVNSTHCTCLDGYQPSGNRFFTDPTEPCDDINECLGPSPPHCGHNTSCTNVPGSYYCTCTDGYEPSSGKAKFTLANENSCQDIDECQGLSPADCGPHANCTNRPGTYYCTCIDAYEPSSGKAKFTHVSENSCRDIDECQRNATICEPHGNCINMPGRYMCTCSWGFGKSQMDRAKICTDIDECNKTPDICGPKATCINTIGSYRCECRAGYVPSNRNTTLCQELTCPLLLGDDNSAGAKNLLGSSQAQVGRLCKAELEELKQMNSQNAEGKLQGFLNILEKQINLVGQQSESVEWRHRIATELMALVEKLLRTLALTVHDRISIASPSGTELGLAVRQAGNQSQETVTLQQSKTQMDLKWAGAPGQKNEGFTLAGLLTYQGMSPILDGAGRVEAPEWDEIGRTGKWAQEPGRPSYRVLSPVVSAFISDPNPQALGLSVSIRFSHPVPEKKPDLRLLCAYWEPGSRRWATDGCTLQKLNATITRCQCNHLTSFAVLMAFYELEEATLSFNIITYVGLTLSLLCLFLAILTFLLCRSIRNVSTSLHLQLCLCLFPADLLFLTVVTRPGSQVACAVIAGLLHYLFLACFSWMFLEGLHLFLTIWNLKVVNYTSASRFKKRFMYPFGYGFPALVVAISAAVNPGGYGTSTHCWISLERGFRWSFLGPVCAIILINITFFALTLWILRNRLSSLNADVSTVRDHRLLTFKAIAQLFILGCTWSLGLLQVGPAGTVMAYLFTIVNSLQGAFIFLVHCLLNRQVREEYRRWIKGFPMFSTKSQPSDLSMSAVPTTSTKTM from the exons GGCTCTGCATCGCCCTGTGCCTGTGGGGCACCGTGGCCCAGAATCATGGTGTACAAG GTACCACTGGAGACTGCAACAGCCATATGCTGTGCCCAGCAAATGCCAAGTGTGTGAACAGCAcccactgcacctgcctggaTGGATACCAGCCAAGTGGGAATCGCTTCTTCACCGACCCAACAGAGCCCTGTGACG ATATTAACGAGTGTCTGGGGCCGAGCCCGCCACACTGCGGACACAACACAAGCTGCACCAACGTGCCTGGGAGTTACTACTGCACCTGCACCGATGGCtacgagcccagctctgggaaagccaagTTCACACTCGCGAatgagaacagctgccagg ATATTGACGAGTGTCAGGGCCTGAGCCCGGCAGACTGCGGACCCCACGCAAACTGCACCAATAGGCCTGGGACTTACTACTGCACCTGCATCGATGCCtacgagcccagctctgggaaagcgaAGTTCACGCACgtgagtgagaacagctgccggg ACATCGACGAGTGCCAGCGAAACGCCACAATCTGTGAGCCCCACGGGAACTGCATTAACATGCCAGGGCGTTACATGTGTACATGCAGTTGGGGATTTGGGAAGAGTCAAATGGATAGGGCTAAGATCTGCACAG ACATCGACGAGTGCAACAAGACCCCAGATATCTGCGGCCCCAAGGCCACGTGTATCAACACCATCGGGAGCTACCGGTGTGAGTGCCGGGCCGGCTACGTCCCCTCCAACAGGAACACGACCCTGTGCCAAG agctcacctgccccctgctgctgggTGATGACAACTCTGCCGGAGCCAAG AACCTCCTGGGCAGCTCCCAGGCACAGGTGGGACGTCTCTGCAAGGCGGAGCTGGAAGAGCTGAAGCAGATGAACTCTCAGAACGCCGAGGGAAAGCTGCAG GGCTTCTTGAACATTCTGGAGAAGCAGATAAATCTGGTCGGGCAGCAGAGCGAGAGCGTGGAGTGGAGACACCGGATTGCGACGGAGCTGATGGCCCTAGTGGAGAAGCTGCTGAGAACGCTGGCCCTGACCGTGCATGATAGGATCAGCATCGCATCCCCCAGCGGCACAG agctggggctggcggTCAGGCAGGCTGGGAACCAGAGCCAGGAGACTGTGACGCTGCAGCAGAGCAAGACGCAGATGGACTTAAAGtgggccggagccccagggcagaaaaaCGAAG GCTTCACGCTGGCCGGGCTGCTGACATACCAGGGGATGAGCCCCATCCTGGACGGTGCTGGGCGGGTGGAAGCGCCCGAGTGGGACGAGATCGGCCGGACGGGGAAGTGGGCGCAGGAGCCGGGGCGGCCCAGCTACCGTGTGCTGTCTCCAGTGGTGTCGGCCTTCATCAGTGACCCGAACCCCCAGGCACTCGGCCTCTCCGTCAGCATCCGCTTCAGCCACCCAGTGCCG GAGAAGAAGCCCGACCTGCGCCTCCTCTGCGCCTACTGGGAGCCTGGCAGCAGGCGCTGGGCCACCGACGGCTGCACCCTGCAGAAGCTGAATGCCACCATCACCCGCTGCCAGTGCAACCACCTGACCAGCTTCGCCGTGCTCATGGCCTTCTACGAGCTGGAG GAAGCGACTCTCAGTTTCAACATCATCACCTACGTGGGACTGaccctctccctgctgtgcctcTTCCTGGCCATCCTCACCTTCCTCCTGTGCCGCTCCATCCGCAACGTCAGcacctccctccacctgcagctctgcctctgcctcttcccgGCCGACCTGCTCTTCCTCACTGTGGTGACCCGCCCCGGTAGTCAG gtgGCGTGTGCTGTCATTGCTGGCCTCCTGCACTACCTCTTCCTTGCCTGCTTCAGCTGGATGTTCCTGGAGGGGCTGCACCTCTTCCTCACCATCTGGAACCTGAAGGTCGTGAATTACACCAGCGCCAGCCGGTTCAAGAAGAGATTCATGTACCCGTTCGGCtatggattcccagccctggTGGTGGCTATTTCTGCAGCGGTGAATCCTGGTGGCTACGGAACTTCCACACA CTGCTGGATCAGCCTGGAGAGGGGCTTTCGTTGGAGCTTCCTGGGTCCAGTCTGTGCCATAATCCTG ATAAATATAACGTTCTTTGCCCTGACCCTGTGGATCCTGAGAAACAGACTCTCCTCCCTCAATGCAGATGTGTCCACTGTCAGAGACCACAG GTTACTGACCTTTAAAGCCATCGCCCAACTCTTCATTCTGGGCTGCACATGGAGCCTTGGTCTCCTCCAAGTCGGCCCAGCAGGCACAGTCATGGCGTATTTATTCACCATCGTCAACAGCCTGCAGGGAGCCTTCATCTTCCTGGTGCACTGTCTCCTCAATCGCCAG GTGAGAGAGGAGTACAGGAGATGGATCAAGGGATTCCCAATGTTCAGCACGAAATCTCAGCCATCCGATCTGTCCATGTCTGCTGTCCCCACCACCAGCACCAAGACG ATGTAA